The Dendropsophus ebraccatus isolate aDenEbr1 chromosome 10, aDenEbr1.pat, whole genome shotgun sequence genome has a segment encoding these proteins:
- the LOC138766457 gene encoding uncharacterized protein: MSMTPGEKFPHLQDVEISSLYDQNTSDIRQVTAAVGTPSSFQFPYYIGEKRRYLHVLKMREFLSWSLEYKRRNMGRLETELRASAERHKTAGQVFRRREQSLQISSNSPTMDIRLVVLSIVLVAVTGHPHRRRCPMSRYKSLSSADITAIRHLQNDHEKNMSTSGIKCYRRMMRHKPSVCDLKPSDRLILTLERVSVTADILENTTTSDVADPGYQALRTFRQLRDDLMTCKETSEFSETPSEEVRPWLHHLQHFMDVASPQCLQDAVLLSLIQLLVEDVGCWAHGK, encoded by the exons ATGTCCATG ACTCCAGGAGAGAAATTCCCTCATCTTCAGGACGTGGAGATATCTTCTCTGTACGACCAGAATACAAGTGACATTAGACAAGTGACGGCAGCCGTGGGAACTCCTTCCAGCTTTCAGTTTCCTTACTATATAGGTGAGAAG AGAAGATATCTCCACGTCCTGAAGATGAGGGAATTTCTCTCCTGGAGTCTGGAATATAAAAGGAGAaacatgggaagactggagacggAGCTGAGAGCATCAGCAGAGAGACACAAGACAGCCGGGCAGGT GTTCAGACGAAGAGAACAAAgtctccagatcagcagcaattcTCCAACCATGGACATCAGACTGGTGGTCCTCAGTATTGTACTTGTGGCAGTGACCGGACATCCACACCGGAGACGCTGCCCGATGTCCAGATATAAATCATTATCTTCCGCTGACATCACGGCGATCAGACACCTGCAGAATGATCAT GAGAAGAACATGTCCACCAGTGGCATCAAATGCTATAGAAGAATGATGAGACACAAGCCGTCTGTATGTGACCTGAAG CCCAGTGACCGTCTGATCCTGACTCTGGAACGAGTGTCAGTCACAGCTGATATTCTGGAGAACACGACCACGTCTGATGTCGCTGATCCTGGATACCAGGCACTCAGGACCTTCCGTCAGCTTAGAGATGATCTCATGACCTGT AAGGAGACCTCAGAATTCAGTGAGACTCCCTCTGAGGAGGTGAGGCCTTGGCTGCACCATCTCCAACACTTTATGGACGTG GCATCTCCTCAATGTCTCCAGGATGCCGTGTTACTCAGTCTCATCCAGCTACTGGTGGAAGATGTTGGGTGTTGGGCTCACGGGAAATAA
- the LOC138766458 gene encoding uncharacterized protein: protein MVGELLLIWRLCSLRLNLYSRREIPSSSGRGDIFSVDQNTSDIRQVTAAVGTPSSFQFPYYTGEKVTAVRKLKAGRSSHGCRHLSNVTCILVVQRRYRHVLKMREFLSWSLKYKRRNMGRLETELRASAERHKTAGFIGGEESLQISSNSPTMDIRLVVLSIVLVAVTGHPHRRRCPMSRYKSVSSTDITTIRHLQNDHEKNMSTSAIKCYRRMMRHKPSVCDLKPSDRLILTLERVTVTTDVLANLSISAGPDPVSQSHIMFLRIRDDLLICEKLLGHSKTPSEELKPWLHHLQHFVEEASPQCLQDAVLLSLIQLLVEDVGCWAHRK from the exons ATGGTTGGAgaattgctgctgatctggagacTTTGTTCTCTTCGTCTGAACCTGT ACTCCAGGAGAGAAATTCCCTCATCTTCAGGACGTGGAGATATCTTCTCTGTAGACCAGAATACAAGTGACATTAGACAAGTGACGGCAGCCGTGGGAACTCCTTCCAGCTTTCAGTTTCCCTACTATACAGGTGAGAAGGTGACTGCAG TAAGGAAACTGAAAGCTGGAAGGAGTTCCCACGGCTGCCGTCACTTGTCTAATGTCACTTGTATTCTGGTCGTACAGAGAAGATATCGCCACGTCCTGAAGATGAGGGAATTTCTCTCCTGGAGTCTGAAATATAAAAGGAGAaacatgggaagactggagacggAGCTGAGAGCATCAGCAGAGAGACACAAGACAGCCGG GTTTATAGGAGGAGAAGAAAgtctccagatcagcagcaattcTCCAACCATGGACATCAGACTGGTGGTCCTCAGTATTGTACTTGTGGCCGTGACCGGACATCCACACCGGAGACGCTGCCCGATGTCCAGATATAAATCAGTATCTTCCACTGACATCACAACGATCAGACACCTGCAGAATGATCAT GAGAAGAACATGTCCACCAGCGCCATCAAATGCTACAGAAGAATGATGAGACACAAGCCGTCTGTATGTGACCTGAAG CCCAGTGATCGTCTGATTCTCACCTTGGAGCGAGTTACAGTAACTACAGACGTTCTGGCAAATCTGTCCATATCTGCTGGGCCTGACCCTGTATCACAGTCACACATCATGTTCCTCAGGATCAGAGATGATCTTCTGATCTGT GAAAAATTACTGGGACACAGTAAAACACCTTCTGAGGAGCTGAAGCCATGGCTGCACCATCTCCAGCACTTTGTGGAAGAG GCATCTCCACAATGTCTCCAGGACGCCGTGTTACTCAGCCTCATCCAGTTACTGGTGGAAGATGTTGGGTGTTGGGCTCATAGGAAGTAA